The Salvia miltiorrhiza cultivar Shanhuang (shh) chromosome 1, IMPLAD_Smil_shh, whole genome shotgun sequence genome has a window encoding:
- the LOC131005267 gene encoding uncharacterized protein LOC131005267 — MAYKSVFDVSAIKSDFEVAGLNPNFIPQIWKHVLKNPNCRWDEIPSLPSAAYHLLDSKFRPSTSTLHSAIDSSDQVTTKLLIKLQNGEFVEAVIMRYDTRLGKYDGKPRLGGPRSTLCVSSQVGCKMGCNFCATGSMGFKKNLSSGEILEQLVHASRISAIRNVVFMGMGEPLNNYTAVVDAIRAMTALPFQLSPKKITLSTVGIIHAINKLQRDIPNLNLAVSLHAPVQEIRCQIMPAARAFPLERLMNALREYQTSSQQKILIEYIMLDAVNDEEQHAHQLGKLLETLQSVVNLIPFNPIGSLSCYSTSDDQKVIKFQKILRGTYNIRTTIRKQMGQDISGACGQLVIKLPDKKTSCSSDILTDIEDLRI, encoded by the exons ATGGCGTACAAATCGGTGTTCGACGTTTCCGCCATTAAATCCGATTTCGAGGTAGCCGGTTTAAACCCTAATTTCATTCCCCAAATCTGGAAACACGTCTTGAAAAATCCTAATTGCCGATGGGATGAAATCCCTTCTCTGCCCTCCGCGGCTTACCATCTCCTCGATTCCAAGTTCAGACCCTCCACTTCCACTCTCCATTCCGCCATAGATTCTTCCGACCAGGTCACCACTAAGCTCCTCATCAAATTGCAG AATGGAGAATTTGTGGAGGCTGTGATAATGAGATATGATACTCGATTGGGTAAATATGATGGGAAACCTCGTCTTGGTGGTCCTAGGTCAACCTTGTGCGTATCCTCCCAG GTTGGGTGCAAGATGGGTTGCAATTTTTGCGCAACAGGAAGCATGGGATTTAAGAAGAATCTGTCATCTGGAGAAATTTTGGAACAGTTAGTCCATGCGTCTCGTATATCAGCCATCCGCAATGTTGTCTTTATG GGAATGGGAGAACCTCTAAATAACTACACTGCGGTGGTGGATGCTATCAGAGCCATGACAGCTCTTCCTTTCCAGCTGTCTCCCAAGAAAATTACCCTCTCAACG GTTGGCATAATACATGCTATTAACAAGCTGCAGAGAGACATACCAAACTTGAATCTAGCAGTATCGCTGCATGCACCAGTACAAGAAATCCGCTGTCAGATAATGCCTGCTGCAAGGGCTTTTCCTCTGGAAAGACTAATGAATGCATTACGGGAATATCAAACTAGCAG TCAGCAAAAGATATTGATCGAGTACATAATGCTTGATGCTGTGAATGATGAGGAGCAGCACGCTCACCAGCTTGGCAAATTGCTTGAGACGTTGCAATCG GTTGTAAACTTGATTCCTTTTAATCCCATTGGTTCTCTAAGTTGTTATAGTACCAGTGATGATCAGAAAGTcattaaatttcagaaaatactTAGAGGCACTTACAACATCCGTACAACAATTCGTAAGCAAATGGGCCAAGACATAAGTGGCGCATGCGGTCAGCTTGTAATCAAACTGCCAGATAAGAAGACCTCTTGTAGTTCAGATATCTTGACAGACATTGAAGATCTTCGTATTTGA
- the LOC131005265 gene encoding uncharacterized protein LOC131005265 → MVSLKEGVLLKLVEEMKRNKGDPMESCAISKPVLLQIRSIIPVLEEGDLWPSRGFFLKVSDASHALYVSLSKQQNDMILANNLQLGQFIYVNKLDPADPLPLLRGLAPIPGRRPCEGTPQDIASPPPPVLGRRGRASESSRRKSDGGVRAARSRSSSPVKAKNGGDSDATMPKRVPKRRSWSESEILGVKEIFDSSVVKHEMKLPSRKSASASASPARYDSSDDSSSCVSRSRAGGGGGLGKRGNASLHSLCNVICDRKGAEARISWTSLPSNLVNHGKEVIRQRDVALQAAADALQEACVSERLLNSLSTMSQFPIAEGDDLQPFVDKFLNLEHDLAQSRLIMQSLLIPSASPFRNQETESIALERKKNANAWIKSAILLDLSPCLSPLTTPPDPMKARHKCGCIMTRNKSCDLTDVEIPLALGFDKEDEEECGRGSGLCTAAELAASLQDECKKVLLMYVDRYLEQVERRSSLVGCGDQQMAGMMYKVKMVSDWLNSSVKREGDGEGDEAEAYVRARDKIYAILLKNVERTASVALDR, encoded by the exons ATGGTTAGTTTAAAAGAGGGGGTTCTGTTGAAGCTGGTGGAAGAGATGAAAAGGAACAAGGGCGATCCAATGGAGAGCTGTGCAATCTCAAAGCCTGTGTTGTTGCAAATCAGGAGCATCATCCCCGTCCTCGAAGAAGGCGATCTCTGGCCCAGCCGCGGCTTCTTCCTCAAAGTCTCCGATGCCTCCCATGCATTGTACGTCTCCCTCTCCAAGCAGCAGAATGACATGATCCTCGCCAACAACCTCCAGCTCGGCCAATTCATCTACGTCAACAAATTGGACCCCGCCGACCCCCTCCCCCTCCTGCGCGGCCTCGCCCCCATCCCCGGCCGCCGCCCCTGCGAGGGCACGCCGCAGGACATCgcctcgccgccgccgccggtccTCGGAAGGCGCGGCCGCGCTTCCGAGTCTTCTCGCAGAAAAAGCGATGGGGGTGTGAGAGCGGCTAGGTCACGCTCCTCGAGCCCCGTCAAGGCAAAAAACGGCGGCGATAGCGACGCGACGATGCCGAAGCGCGTGCCGAAGAGGCGGAGCTGGAGTGAATCGGAGATATTGGGGGTGAAGGAGATCTTCGATTCGTCGGTTGTTAAGCATGAGATGAAATTGCCCTCTCGAAAAAGCGCCAGTGCGAGT GCTTCGCCGGCTAGGTATGATAGCTCCGACGATAGCTCGAGCTGTGTGTCGAGAAGCAGagctggtggtggtggtggtttggGTAAAAGAGGTAATGCCTCGCTGCATTCGTTGTGCAATGTGATCTGCGATCGGAAAGGAGCAGAAGCTAGAATATCATGGACGTCTCTTCCATCAAATTTGGTCAATCACGGCAAG GAGGTGATCAGGCAACGCGACGTAGCGTTGCAGGCCGCCGCTGATGCTCTGCAAGAGGCTTGTGTTTCTGAGAGATTGCTCAACTCCTTGAG CACAATGTCGCAGTTCCCTATAGCAGAAGGAGATGATCTGCAGCCATTCGTGGACAAGTTTCTGAATCTTGAGCATGATCTAGCTCAGAGTAGATTGATAATGCAATCGCTGCTAATTCCAAGCGCAAGCCCATTTAGAAACCAAGAAACGGAGAGCATTGCgttggaaagaaagaaaaatgccAACGCATGGATAAAATCCGCCATTCTTCTTGACCTCTCCCCATGCCTGTCTCCCCTGACTACACCCCCGGATCCCATGAAAGCGAGACATAAATGCGGGTGCATCATGACAAGAAACAAGAGTTGTGATCTAACAGATGTTGAGATCCCTCTTGCATTAGGGTTTGACAAGGAAGATGAGGAGGAGTGCGGCAGGGGAAGCGGCCTCTGCACCGCTGCTGAGCTGGCAGCGTCGTTGCAGGATGAGTGCAAGAAGGTGCTGCTGATGTATGTGGACAGGTATCTGGAGCAGGTGGAGAGGAGGAGCTCGTTGGTGGGGTGTGGTGATCAGCAGATGGCCGGGATGATGTACAAGGTGAAAATGGTGAGTGATTGGCTCAACTCCAGTGTGAAAAGAGAAGGCGATGGGGAGGGAGACGAAGCAGAAGCTTATGTGAGGGCGAGGGATAAGATCTACGCCATCCTGCTCAAGAACGTCGAGAGGACTGCGTCCGTGGCCTTGGACCGTTGA
- the LOC131005269 gene encoding uncharacterized protein LOC131005269, with the protein MVTEANGAVSPELSTTAGGGGLIISVTDAMRSFLTTSSTDPHLSEDLRHLSSSLSLQSTAPYQSLKTIWFGSESGSRPDLSSLLAGSNFVFTSPPPRQKSEELKARLRKLEEAAERKAYDELVKDITPKKPVNEPFSSYKDQLGFGLHVVVTMFTGYLVGYAAFRALFGQSAPLSAAGGILGLVGAMLVETLLFILRSSDLGGESSSSSASRPSNLKIKKNQ; encoded by the exons ATGGTCACAGAAGCCAACGGCGCCGTTTCCCCCGAACTGTCAACCACCGCCGGCGGAGGCGGCCTTATCATATCAGTTACAGATGCGATGCGCTCCTTCCTCACCACATCTTCCACCGATCCACATCTATCGGAGGATCTCAGACACCTTTCTTCCTCGCTTAGCCTCCAGTCCACCGCACCCTATCAATCCCTAAAAACGATCTGGTTCGGATCCGAATCCGGTTCCAGACCCGATTTATCCTCTCTCCTCGCCGGCTCTAATTTCGTCTTCACCAGCCCCCCGCCTCGCCAAAAG AGCGAGGAGCTGAAGGCGAGATTGAGAAAGCTGGAGGAAGCTGCTGAGAGGAAGGCGTACGATGAATTGGTGAAGGACATTACTCCGAAGAAGCCTGTGAATGAGCCTTTTTCTTCTTACAAGGATCAATTAGGCTTCG GATTACACGTTGTGGTTACAATGTTTACTGGATACTTGGTTGGGTATGCAGCATTCCGAGCCCTGTTTGGCCAAAGTGCTCCCTTG AGTGCTGCTGGAGGCATCCTTGGTTTGGTCGGGGCCATGCTAGTCGAGACGCTTCTGTTTATACTCAGATCCTCTGACTTAGGTGGTGAATCATCCTCATCTTCTGCCTCCCGCCCTTCCAATTTGAAGATAAAGAAGAATCAGTAG